One Cellulomonas sp. WB94 genomic window, CGCTTCGGACCCTTGCGGGTACGCGCGTTGGTCTTGGTGCGCTGTCCGTGCACGGGAAGGCCACGGCGGTGCCGCAGGCCCTGGTAGCAACCGATCTCGACCTTGCGGCGGATGTCCGCAGCAACCTCGCGGCGGAGGTCGCCCTCGAGCTTGTAGTTGCCCTCGAGGTAGTCACGAAGGACGACGAGCGTCGCGTCGTCGAGGTCCTTGACGCGGAGGTCCGGGCTGATGCCCGTCGCGGCCAGCGTCTGGTGCGCGCGGGTACGACCGACGCCGTAGATGTAGGTGAGCGCGATCTCGAGCCGCTTCTCGCGGGGGAGGTCGACGCCGACAAGACGTGCCATGTGTCTGGTGACTCCTGTACTGCATCGGAGGTCTGCCGCACTGCCCTCCCGCGTGCTGCGGGCCTCGGCCTCCGACCGAGGGTGCACCGGTGCCGACCGAAGGGCCGGTGCCGGAGTGGCGGTGCGCTTGCTGGTCCTGGCCGGGGCCGGGACCGGTGGTGCTGCTCGGGTGCGCCCCGAGCGTCAGGGCATCAGCCCTGGCGCTGCTTGTGGCGCAGGTTCTCGCAGATCACCTGGACGCGACCGTGCCGGCGGATCACCTTGCACTTGTCGCAGATCTTCTTGACGCTGGGCTTGACCTTCATTGCGTGTTCCTCCGCCGCCGCGGCGCCCGGGGTCCGGACCGACGGCGTGTTCGAGTGGCGGTTACTTGTAGCGGTAGACGATCCGGCCGCGGGACAGGTCGTACGGGCTCAGCTCAACGACCACGCGGTCCTCGGGGAGGATCCGGATGTAGTGCTGACGCATCTTGCCCGAGATGTGGGCGAGCACTCTGTGGCCGTTGGCCAGCTCCACGCGAAACATCGCGTTCGGCAAGGCCTCGACAACGCTGCCTTCGATCTCGATGACACCGTCCTTCTTTGCCATATCCTCCGCTAACTCTCTGATGGATGAACCAGTCCACGTCGACCACGATGAGACCACTCGTGCGTTCCGTGGATTCGTGCAGGGTCATGAACCTTGACGTGCAGCCACCGCCCCTGGCCGATCGGGGGCCGATCACCGGGGCAGGACAGCACAGGGCACACACACCCAACGGGCGATTCTACGCCATCGGCGGGCCCGGACGAAACGGCCCCGGGTACGCACGCCTGTCCCGGCCCGGGGTCCCGGCCTCGCCGAGCGTCCTGCGCTGCGCACGCACCGGCGGAGGCGCGAACATGCGACCGCCGGCGCCACCGGGGATCGAGCAACCCGGTGGCGTCGGCGTCCGTCACGGCGCAGCGCGCCTGCCGGTCGTGGTCAGGGGCGCTGACCGGAACGGCGACGCAGCGTGACGAGCAGCCCCCCTGCGACGAGGAGCACGGCGGCGGCGCCGAGCACCGGACCCGTCGACGAGCCCGTCGCGGCGAGGTTGGCCTGCGCGTCGAGCACCTCGGACACGTAGGTCGTCGACGGCGACGGCGTCGGGGTGGTGGCCCCCGCGCTCAGCACCTCAGAGCGGTACGTCGGTGTCGCGGTGGGCGTCACCGACGGCGCTGCAGTCGGCGTCACGGTGGCAGACGGCGACGCCGTCGGCGACGGGCTCACGTTCGGTGTCACCGTGGGCGACGGGGTCGCGGACGGCGTGATCGTGGGCGACGGCGTGACCGTCGGCGACGGCGTCACGGTGGGCGACGGCGTCGCGGACGGCGTCACGGTGGGCGACGGCGTGACCGTCGGCGACGGCGTCACGGTGGGCGACGGCGTCGCGGACGGCGTCACGGTGGGCGACGGCGTCGCCGACGGTGACGGGCTCTCGACCGGTGCGCAGACGCGGCCCTCCCGGAAGTCCCAGCCCACGTTCATGCCGCTGAGCGGGTGGATGTGGGGCGCGCTCAGCTGGCTCTGACCGATGTACAGGTCCGACTGCCAGTTGCAGTCCGGTAGCGCGGCCTCGAGCGTGTAGCTCCCGACGCCGTAGGTCGCGCCGTTCTCGGTCGCGTGCGCGAACGCCACCTGCGACGCGTAGGGCTGGACCAGCCCGTTCTTCAGCGTGTAGGTCGAGAACGACAGCGGCGGGGTCCGGCCCTCGCAGCCGCGTGGTCCGACCGTGAACGTCGCCAGTCCGCCGACCACCGTGGACGCCACGACCTGGCACGGGATCACCACTGGCGTCCGGCTGCCGCCAGGTCGCTCGTCACCCGCGCGCGTCGCACTTGCGGGAAGCGCCGCGCTGACGCTGACCACCAGACCCAGCGCCGTCGTCACCGCCAGGGCGCCCAGACGGGCTCGTCCCCGTGCGTTCCGCTGAACCCTGTCGCCGACTGGCGTGAACAACTCGCGACGCATGTCTCACCCATCACCATGATGTGAGTCGACTCGGCGCACCACTGCGCCGGCCGACCTGCGGATGGGCACCGCTGCCTCGGCGCGCGCGAATCCGGCGAGCGGGCAGACGCGCCCCTCGTCAAGCGTCACGGAGTGCGAGGTCACGGGTGCCCGGTGCGCAGACTGGTCGCCTCGCGCAGTTGGGAGCATAACCAACAGATCGGACAAATATGGGCGTTTCGCCCATCGTGACGCACGTCACTTCTCGCCGGGAGACGGCGCCTGACCAGGGCGGCGATCCTGATGGGCTGCCCGCGCCGCGTGCAGCCCGCACGGCAGCCACGACTCAGCGAGCGGTGGCAGGACCGCGACGGTCAGTCGAGCGGGGCGACCGCGACGCCGAGCTCCGCGAGACGCGAGGCACCGCCGTCCCGAGCAGTGAGTACCCAGATCCCGGACTCGAGGACGGCGACGGTGTGCTCCCAGTGCGCGGCTCGTGAGCCGTCCGCCGTCACGACCGTCCAGTCGTCCTCGAGCACCTGGGTCGCCTGGGTGCCCCGGGTGAGCATCGGCTCGACCGCGACGCACAGACCCGGGCGCACACGCGCCCCACGCGCCCGTGCGCGGTAGTTCAGCACGTCGGGGGGCTGGTGCATCGCGGTGCCGATCCCGTGGCCCACGTACTCCTCCACGACCCCGTAGCGCGCACCGCCGTTGAGCGCGGTGTCGGTCGCGTCGACGACGTCCTCCACGGCCTCGCCCACGGCACCGAGGCGGTCGGAGGTCGCGAGCGCGGCGATGCCGGCCCACATCGCACGCTCGGCCGCGTCGCTGAGGGCGACGTCCGCCGGGTCGGCATCGGCCAGGACCACGGTCAGAGCCGAGTCGCCGTGCCACCCGTCGACGATCGCTCCGCAGTCGACCGAGACGACGTCGCCGGGCTCGAGCACGCGCGGACCGGGGATGCCGTGGACGACCTCGTCGTTGACCGAGACGCACACCGTCGCGGGATACCCGTCATACCCGAGGAACGACGGCGTGGCCCCCGCTGCCGCGATGACCGCCGCAGCGATCGCGTCGAGGTCGGCGGTCGTCATCCCTGGACGGACCTCGTCGCGCACCGCAGCGAGCGCGTCTGCGACGACGAGCCCGGCTCGCCGCATGACCCGCACCTGGTCGGGCGTCTTGAGCTCGATCCGCTCGTGGCCGAACATGGACCGCGCTGCGTCAGCCGACGTACGGGGCGATCGCCGCGAGCAGTCGCTGCGTCACCTCGTCGACCGCGCCGATGCCGTCCACCTGCACCAGCAGGTCGCGCGAGGCGTACACGCCCGCGATGGGCGCCGTCTGCTCCGCGTAGACGTCGAGCCGATGGCGGACGACGGACTCGGTGTCGTCGGCGCGTCCTTCGATCTCGGCTCGCTTGAGGAGCCTGTCGACCACGGCCGCGGCGTCCGCGGTGATCTCGACGGCGACGTCCAGCGAGCGACCGGTCGACGTGAGGATGTCATCGAGCTCTGCGACTTGCGCGACGTTCCGCGGGTAGCCGTCGAGCAGGAACCCGCCCTCGACGTCGGGCTCGGCGAGCCGGTCCCGCACCATCGCGTTCGTGAGCTCGTCGGGGACGAGCGCACCGGCGGACGTGTACTCCTGCACCTTGAGGCCCAGGGCCGTGCCGCCCTTGATGTTCGCCCGGAAGATGTCGCCCGTCGAGATCGCGGGGACGCCCAGGCTCTCGGCGAGCCGCACGGCCTGCGTCCCCTTGCCGGCTCCGGGCGGACCCAGCAGGACCAGACGTGCGCTCATCGCAGGAACCCCTCGTAGTGCCGCTGCTGCAGCTGCGACTCGATCTGCTTGACGGTCTCGAGACCGACACCGACGACGATCAGGATCGACGACCCGCCGAACGGGATGTTCGTCCCCACGCCCAGCACGATGAAGGTGATCGTCGGGACGAGTGCGACGAGGGCCAGGTAGATCGACCCCGGCGCCGTGATCCTCGAGATGACGAAGTCGAGGTACTCGGCCGTCGGCCGGCCCGCCCGGATGCCCGGGATGAACCCGCCGTACTTCTTCATGTTGTCGGCGACCTCGTCCGGGTTGAACGTGATGGCCGTGTAGAAGTAGCAGAAGAAGATGATCAGGAGCGAGTACAGGACGAGGTGCAGGGGCGCGCTCGACGTCGCGACGTTGTTGGTGAGCCACACGACCCAGGGCTGTGTCTTGTCCGCGAACTGAGCGATCAGGCCCGGGACCGCGAGGAGCGACGACGCGAAGATCACCGGGATGATGCCGGCGATGTTGATCTTGATCGGGATGTAGGTGCTCGTGCCGCCGTACATGCGCCGCCCGACCATCCGCTTGGCGTACTGCACGGGGATACGGCGCTGCGACTGCTCGACGAAGACGACCAGGGCCACGACCAGGATCACGACCGCCATGACGATGATGAACTTGCCGACGCCGCCCGCACCACCGGCGATCGACCAGAGGGCGGTCGGGAAGCGCGCAGCGATGGACGTGAAGATGAGGAGCGACATGCCGTTGCCGACGCCGTGCTCG contains:
- the infA gene encoding translation initiation factor IF-1, with product MAKKDGVIEIEGSVVEALPNAMFRVELANGHRVLAHISGKMRQHYIRILPEDRVVVELSPYDLSRGRIVYRYK
- the rpsM gene encoding 30S ribosomal protein S13; the protein is MARLVGVDLPREKRLEIALTYIYGVGRTRAHQTLAATGISPDLRVKDLDDATLVVLRDYLEGNYKLEGDLRREVAADIRRKVEIGCYQGLRHRRGLPVHGQRTKTNARTRKGPKRTVAGKKKAGRK
- a CDS encoding adenylate kinase; its protein translation is MSARLVLLGPPGAGKGTQAVRLAESLGVPAISTGDIFRANIKGGTALGLKVQEYTSAGALVPDELTNAMVRDRLAEPDVEGGFLLDGYPRNVAQVAELDDILTSTGRSLDVAVEITADAAAVVDRLLKRAEIEGRADDTESVVRHRLDVYAEQTAPIAGVYASRDLLVQVDGIGAVDEVTQRLLAAIAPYVG
- the rpmJ gene encoding 50S ribosomal protein L36, with the translated sequence MKVKPSVKKICDKCKVIRRHGRVQVICENLRHKQRQG
- a CDS encoding LPXTG cell wall anchor domain-containing protein, giving the protein MASTVVGGLATFTVGPRGCEGRTPPLSFSTYTLKNGLVQPYASQVAFAHATENGATYGVGSYTLEAALPDCNWQSDLYIGQSQLSAPHIHPLSGMNVGWDFREGRVCAPVESPSPSATPSPTVTPSATPSPTVTPSPTVTPSPTVTPSATPSPTVTPSPTVTPSPTITPSATPSPTVTPNVSPSPTASPSATVTPTAAPSVTPTATPTYRSEVLSAGATTPTPSPSTTYVSEVLDAQANLAATGSSTGPVLGAAAVLLVAGGLLVTLRRRSGQRP
- the map gene encoding type I methionyl aminopeptidase, with product MFGHERIELKTPDQVRVMRRAGLVVADALAAVRDEVRPGMTTADLDAIAAAVIAAAGATPSFLGYDGYPATVCVSVNDEVVHGIPGPRVLEPGDVVSVDCGAIVDGWHGDSALTVVLADADPADVALSDAAERAMWAGIAALATSDRLGAVGEAVEDVVDATDTALNGGARYGVVEEYVGHGIGTAMHQPPDVLNYRARARGARVRPGLCVAVEPMLTRGTQATQVLEDDWTVVTADGSRAAHWEHTVAVLESGIWVLTARDGGASRLAELGVAVAPLD
- the secY gene encoding preprotein translocase subunit SecY, coding for MLSAFVRAFRTPDLRRKLLFTIGIMVVFRIGSFLPTPGVSYTNVQACIAQSADSNTLLGLVNLFSGGALLQLSVFALGIMPYITASIIVQLLRVVIPHFEALHQEGQSGTATLTQYTRYLTIGLAILQSTTVITVARSGNLFQNCTVDVIPNDTPVTIAIMVLTMTAGTGLIMWLGELITEHGVGNGMSLLIFTSIAARFPTALWSIAGGAGGVGKFIIVMAVVILVVALVVFVEQSQRRIPVQYAKRMVGRRMYGGTSTYIPIKINIAGIIPVIFASSLLAVPGLIAQFADKTQPWVVWLTNNVATSSAPLHLVLYSLLIIFFCYFYTAITFNPDEVADNMKKYGGFIPGIRAGRPTAEYLDFVISRITAPGSIYLALVALVPTITFIVLGVGTNIPFGGSSILIVVGVGLETVKQIESQLQQRHYEGFLR